The following are encoded together in the Astyanax mexicanus isolate ESR-SI-001 chromosome 8, AstMex3_surface, whole genome shotgun sequence genome:
- the LOC125803784 gene encoding E3 ubiquitin-protein ligase TRIM39-like, whose protein sequence is MASSSSLLSEDQLQCSICLDVFTDPVSTPCGHNFCMVCLRKCWNSSSHCQCPVCKREFPQRPELSINTFISGLAAQFKKSVQVKSSRAPEKRSSKSKKVLCVYCSEEKLEAVKSCLDCGVSFCDTHLMPHKTTPKYKKHKLMGPVENLEDYICQKHERPLELFCRDDQTCVCQFCTEGDHRTHSTVPIEEESGEKKTQLEKTQTEVQQMIQERLKKIKEIKHSVELNKKIREKEEADSVEIFRALVRCIERSQAELLEVMEEKQKAAERQAEELIKELEQEITELKRRDTELEQISHTEDHLHLLQIYPSLCRPPHTKNWTDVSVNTPLSVESLRRALSQLQEHLTQEMEKIPEIKLRRIQQYAVDVTLDPDTANPFLILSDDEKQVKHGDKQKNLPDNPERFNPCVGVLGKEGFSSGRFYYEVQVSGKTEWELGVTRESSNRKGSITLSPENGYWTVFLRKKTEYKAGKSPSVLLSLKQAPQKVGVFVDYEEGLVSFYDVEVRSHIYSFTGQSFTEKLYPYFNPGLNDGGKNSAPLIITPVQHE, encoded by the exons ATGGCTTCCTCCAGCagtctcctgtctgaagatcagctccagtgctctatctgtctggatgtgttcactgatccagtctctactccatgtggacacaacttctgcaTGGTCTGTCTCAGAAAGTGCTGGAACAGCAGCTCACACTGCCAGTGTCCAGTCTGTAAGAGAGAATTCCCCCAAAGACCTGAACTGTCTATAAACACCTTCATCTCTGGACTGGCTGCTCAGTTCAAGAAGTCAGTTCAGGTGAAGTCTAGCAGAGCTCCAGAGAAACGTTCCTCCAAATCTAAGAAGGTGCTGTGTGTCTATTGTAGTGAGGAGAAGCTGGAGGCTGTAAAGTCCTGTCTGGACTGTGGCGTCTCTTTCTGTGACACTCATCTGATGCCTCATAAAACTACACCCAAATATAAGAAACACAAGCTGATGGGTCCTGTGGAGAACCTGGAGGACTACATCTGCCAGAAACATGAGAGACCCctggagctgttctgtagagacgaccagacgtgtgtgtgtcagttctgCACTGAGGGAGACCACCGGACTCACAGCACTGTTCCTATAGAGGAGGAGAGTGGAGAGAAGAAG ACTCAGCTGGAGAAGACACAGACAGAAGTTCAGCAGATGATCCAGGAGAGACTGAAGAAGATCAAGGAGATCAAACACTCTGTAGAACTCAATAAA Aaaatcagagagaaggaggaagcagacagtgtggagatcttcagggctctggtgcgctgcattgagagaagccaggctgagctgctggaggtgatggaggagaagcagaaagcagcagagaggcaggctgaagagctgattaaagagctggagcaggaaatcactgagctaaagaggagagacactgagctggagcagatctcccacactgaggaccacctccacctcctacag ATTTACCCGTCCCTCTGCAGACCCCCACACACCAAGAACTGGACTGACGTCAGTGTTAACACTCCTCTGAGTGTGGagagtctgaggagagctctgtctcAGCTTCAGGAACATCTCACGCAGGAGATGGAGAAGATTCCTGAGATCA AACTGAGGAGAATTCAGCAGTATGCAG tggACGTGACTCTGGATCCTGATACAGCAAATCCTTTTCTCATCCTGTCTGATGATGAAAAACAAGTTAAACATGGAGACAAACAAAAGAATCTCCCTGATAATCCAGAGAGATTTAATCCTTGTGTCGGTGTTCTGGGAAAGGAGGGTTTCTCCTCAGGGAGATTTTACTATGAGGTTCAGGTCAGTGGGAAGACTGAGTGGGAATTAGGAGTGACCAGAGAGTCCAGCAACAGGAAGGGATCAATTACACTGAGTCCTGAGAATGGATACTGGACTGTATTTCTGAGGAAGAAAACTGAATATAAAGCTGGAAAATCTCCTTCTGTCCTCCTCTCATTGAAACAGGCTCCccagaaggtgggggtgtttgtggattatgaggagggtctggtctCCTTCTATGATGTTGAGGTCAGATCTCATATCTACTCTTTCACTGGTCAGTCTTTCACTGAGAAACTCTATCCATACTTCAACCCCGGGCTTAATGATGGAGGTAAaaattcagctccactgatcatcactCCTGTTCAGCATGAATAA